A window of Candidatus Xiphinematobacter sp. Idaho Grape contains these coding sequences:
- a CDS encoding branched-chain amino acid ABC transporter permease yields MLLGFIKLYSRSALFVAIGVGGVLSYFSEQLLDPYHVQVLTLAAVYATLAVSLNLVMGETGQFSLCHAAFMAVGAYTSAYITSYGLPSWFPGVKFTGTSFWSQVTFFPVLVSSGLTAGLAGWIVGVPSLRLRGDYLALVTLGFGEIIRVVLQNTEAVGGARGMEAVVPATNLFWSIGTAATVIYFSFSLVRSTYGKGFHAVRDDELAAESMGVNTTAYKVTAFVWGAFFAGIAGALYAHSVEFISPDGFTYLKSIEILVMVVLGGMGQIGGVTLAAIFLTLLNEWLRQLGSYRMVAYSLMIILLMILRPQGLLGGVGKCFEQWAFHRKRM; encoded by the coding sequence ATGCTTTTAGGGTTTATCAAACTTTACTCACGCTCCGCGTTGTTTGTAGCCATTGGTGTTGGTGGAGTGTTGTCCTACTTCTCTGAACAATTGCTTGATCCTTATCACGTTCAGGTACTTACACTTGCCGCTGTTTATGCCACATTGGCTGTTAGCCTCAATCTAGTGATGGGGGAAACAGGTCAGTTCTCTCTGTGCCATGCGGCTTTTATGGCAGTCGGTGCCTACACTTCAGCTTACATTACCTCTTATGGTCTCCCGTCCTGGTTTCCTGGCGTGAAATTCACAGGAACCTCTTTCTGGTCACAAGTGACGTTTTTCCCAGTATTAGTTTCGAGTGGATTAACTGCTGGTCTAGCAGGATGGATTGTTGGAGTCCCTTCTCTACGCTTACGTGGAGATTACTTGGCCCTGGTAACACTCGGATTTGGGGAAATCATTCGGGTGGTGCTACAGAATACAGAAGCAGTTGGGGGGGCGCGTGGAATGGAGGCAGTTGTCCCAGCAACTAATCTCTTCTGGAGTATTGGTACGGCAGCAACCGTCATTTACTTTTCCTTCTCTCTGGTTCGTTCTACCTATGGGAAAGGTTTCCACGCCGTACGGGATGATGAACTTGCGGCAGAGAGCATGGGTGTGAATACCACAGCCTATAAAGTTACAGCGTTCGTGTGGGGAGCTTTTTTTGCCGGGATAGCTGGAGCGCTCTACGCACACAGCGTCGAATTTATCAGTCCAGATGGTTTTACGTACCTAAAATCAATCGAAATTCTGGTCATGGTCGTACTAGGGGGAATGGGTCAGATAGGTGGTGTTACCCTTGCAGCAATCTTTCTTACTTTGCTTAATGAATGGCTACGCCAACTGGGAAGTTATCGAATGGTAGCCTATTCTCTCATGATTATTCTTCTCATGATTTTGCGTCCCCAGGGTTTGCTGGGAGGAGTAGGAAAATGCTTTGAGCAATGGGCCTTTCACAGGAAAAGAATGTGA
- a CDS encoding ABC transporter ATP-binding protein: MGLSQEKNVNGNHLLEVRNCALRFGGLHAVAGVSFQVKKGELLGLIGPNGAGKSSVFNLVTGIYSPTSGEILFEGKVCSGLRASKVTAMGLARTFQNVRLFHSLSVLENVVVAFNLHLSHSWLHAITRGAKFLQEEANVRQQALELLKIFGLDQAGGRLATALSYGSQRRLEIVRAMATQPKLLLLDEPAAGMNTVEKEELMQLIRFVQERFGITVLLVEHDMPLVMGICRRIVVMEQGKLLAEGTPEEIQSNPTVIEAYLGRPLP; encoded by the coding sequence ATGGGCCTTTCACAGGAAAAGAATGTGAATGGGAACCATCTTCTAGAAGTTCGGAACTGTGCACTTCGTTTCGGAGGTTTACATGCCGTGGCGGGTGTGTCTTTTCAGGTAAAAAAAGGTGAACTCTTAGGATTGATTGGCCCTAACGGCGCAGGGAAAAGCAGCGTATTTAATCTAGTGACTGGTATTTATTCTCCTACTTCAGGGGAGATTCTTTTTGAGGGGAAGGTATGCTCTGGATTACGCGCTAGTAAAGTAACTGCGATGGGATTGGCGCGCACTTTCCAAAATGTACGTCTATTCCACTCTCTCTCAGTGCTTGAGAATGTAGTGGTGGCGTTTAACCTGCACTTAAGTCATAGTTGGCTGCACGCAATTACCCGTGGGGCTAAATTCCTGCAGGAAGAGGCCAATGTGCGACAGCAAGCCCTAGAATTACTGAAAATTTTTGGACTGGACCAAGCGGGTGGACGCCTTGCCACTGCGCTGTCTTATGGGTCACAGAGGAGATTAGAAATCGTACGTGCCATGGCTACACAACCAAAGCTCCTTTTATTGGACGAACCTGCTGCTGGGATGAATACGGTTGAAAAGGAAGAGCTTATGCAGCTTATCCGTTTCGTTCAGGAGCGTTTTGGAATTACCGTTCTTTTGGTTGAACATGACATGCCTCTTGTCATGGGGATTTGCCGGAGAATCGTGGTAATGGAACAAGGTAAATTACTCGCTGAAGGTACTCCTGAAGAAATTCAATCTAATCCCACAGTAATCGAGGCATATCTCGGGCGCCCCCTCCCCTAG
- a CDS encoding ABC transporter ATP-binding protein codes for MLKVKSLNVFYGSVQALHGVSFEVPVGKIVTLIGANGAGKSTVLRTVSGLNRPTAGSVQFNGEDISSLPPYLIVDKGLAHVPEGRMIFSNLSVRENLKVGSYRRKNHRALPADQDYVFSIFPHIAERLNQQAGTLSGGEQQMLAIGRAIMSGARMLMLDEPSLGIAPILVETIFQRLIELNERRGMTILLVEQNANLALQVSHLACVLESGKLALSGRSRELRENAQVRKAYLGH; via the coding sequence ATGCTTAAAGTGAAAAGTCTCAACGTGTTTTACGGTTCAGTACAGGCTCTACACGGAGTCTCTTTTGAGGTCCCAGTCGGAAAAATTGTTACTTTGATTGGCGCAAACGGTGCTGGAAAGTCTACTGTACTGCGTACCGTATCTGGTCTAAACCGCCCGACAGCCGGTAGTGTGCAATTTAATGGGGAGGACATTTCTAGCCTACCTCCTTACTTGATAGTAGACAAGGGGCTAGCCCACGTGCCAGAGGGTAGGATGATATTTTCAAATCTCTCTGTCCGTGAAAATTTAAAAGTGGGATCCTACCGAAGAAAAAATCACCGTGCATTGCCTGCAGATCAAGATTATGTCTTTTCAATCTTCCCCCACATCGCAGAGCGCCTCAACCAACAGGCGGGAACCCTCTCCGGTGGGGAACAGCAGATGCTGGCCATTGGCAGAGCAATTATGAGTGGAGCAAGAATGTTAATGCTTGACGAGCCTTCATTAGGAATTGCTCCGATCCTTGTGGAAACCATTTTTCAACGACTAATTGAACTTAATGAACGCCGTGGCATGACAATTCTTCTTGTAGAACAGAATGCGAACCTTGCACTACAAGTCAGCCATCTTGCTTGCGTACTGGAGTCTGGAAAATTGGCCCTCAGTGGAAGGAGTAGGGAACTGCGCGAGAATGCTCAGGTCCGAAAAGCCTATCTTGGACATTAA
- a CDS encoding condensation domain-containing protein, protein MREFPASPMQEAIYAVSTDILHGTTIADNIQISFNFGEPVDIRLLQKSWQWVIRRHGLLRSGFSKKAGDVLSFREYKDCETVWHPLNWCNFSSEEISVQWNRLRSKDAAESIDLTHPPLFHFHIIKLPREMHHFLWTCHPILLDRESIFLVLRDWLIFYEELSYGCQPSLQESPSYAAAIGAIESADPAASCQHWKHLLQRINPLPFVAPSHSQASSGTPEDSPLKCEAFLLEKETTMQLIQSASLADASLPILLAAAWGLVLGRVNVDGEAIFGIYRSCRRLAGSQAEESVGLFESCLPFPIQVPEDLTCEAWLRSLQETELSTEPFLITNIQEVWNHVGHSDPCPQLSSTLHYLPESLNNRIHTCLPQWMRFDAHIHQNSRFPMQVLACGRERLSIAIEYHPSWISPRIVRQLLERLLKALHYFAEPNTLVSTIELGLPSEEEEAVCLGVVSPLVQPTFLDPFTALKRIVQLHGSRTFVEKGSDSLSFSLMETYSSQFSTFLKNRSIGAGTVLALIMPLSPWTLVVLLGALRVGCTCLPLDPEALPAELGEYLSRYQVSTVITDRNEEAIPGKIQHTLLVLEEPLWERILSLPRQVLPIASLAPTSPVVSVLQSNGDRRVISYAELQTVVTNAICTYNTQPNDRILCHHLQGSAAAVEECFVALLTGATLIFPEKSIKSTRTAFQETLESAKITHLRLTAAFWSQWLHYLAELHHPTPRTLHRIVIEAGHISRSIISKWKEQNRGKADCVVFYSPSEFLGSGIVTESLDDAPEFCEMGLVCGRPQPSVAVFLVDSRYQLLPSYSPGILAYCLHENIQNGMCENKKTVTATIGGRSWQISVTDEWARWNQKGQLVLISQPYGQLPDSLDWTTLHRIEDALASHPDIIDGIVRSFTPLGEQSSCLGAWIVPRDSHVASLPTTLDQHLREHLPRQLVPAHFALVTRFHLDPFDQIDPLSLATPKPQPIIPILVPTTTPQAEAGSCHHLNSGVEPLRRLPVITTLQTGIDGSIALYFIHAGRGLAEDYFPIAQSLSSKYAVHCLVVPRRALAPSATVEKITCSLALVLQEYLSGEFALIGIGVGAIFAWELAHQLDQKNKKSLSLVLFDIPPCNQKPAKWLQVLRRAFFIKEDKADPKDLVEIIAEYRAPVLQREPHFFVSGKPDPKWCQRAPMGIWNQLHLEGGSPLDQPAEVAKLLTEVLPSSQTNP, encoded by the coding sequence ATGCGCGAATTCCCAGCCTCTCCCATGCAAGAAGCTATTTATGCTGTGTCCACAGATATCCTCCATGGGACAACCATAGCTGACAATATACAGATTTCTTTCAATTTTGGAGAACCCGTGGATATCAGACTGCTCCAAAAGTCTTGGCAATGGGTAATACGCCGGCATGGTTTGCTCCGCTCTGGTTTCAGCAAGAAAGCAGGCGATGTACTCTCTTTCCGTGAGTATAAGGATTGCGAAACTGTCTGGCATCCTCTCAATTGGTGTAACTTCTCCAGCGAGGAAATAAGTGTCCAATGGAATCGCCTGCGGTCTAAAGATGCAGCAGAATCCATTGATTTAACTCATCCGCCCCTCTTCCATTTTCACATCATCAAACTGCCTAGAGAAATGCACCACTTTCTTTGGACTTGTCACCCAATCCTATTAGACAGGGAATCTATCTTTTTGGTGTTGCGTGATTGGCTGATTTTCTATGAGGAGCTTTCTTATGGATGTCAACCTTCTTTGCAAGAATCTCCTTCTTATGCAGCCGCTATTGGTGCCATCGAAAGTGCAGACCCTGCAGCCTCCTGCCAGCACTGGAAACATCTCTTGCAACGAATCAATCCTCTACCATTTGTAGCTCCTTCCCATTCTCAAGCATCTAGCGGCACCCCTGAGGACTCTCCGTTAAAATGTGAGGCTTTTCTCTTGGAGAAAGAAACTACTATGCAGCTTATTCAGTCAGCTAGTCTAGCAGACGCCTCCTTACCTATTCTTCTTGCGGCAGCCTGGGGTTTGGTCCTTGGACGGGTTAACGTGGACGGAGAGGCAATATTTGGTATCTATCGCTCCTGCCGTCGTCTTGCGGGTTCCCAGGCTGAGGAATCAGTAGGTCTCTTTGAAAGCTGCTTGCCCTTTCCTATTCAGGTTCCAGAGGACTTAACCTGTGAAGCATGGTTGCGCTCTCTGCAGGAGACAGAACTTAGTACTGAACCCTTCCTTATAACCAATATCCAAGAAGTATGGAACCACGTTGGTCATTCTGATCCCTGCCCTCAACTTAGCAGCACCCTGCATTACTTACCGGAAAGTCTTAATAACCGCATTCATACTTGCTTACCTCAGTGGATGCGTTTCGACGCTCACATACACCAGAACTCTCGGTTTCCCATGCAGGTTCTGGCTTGTGGAAGGGAACGCCTTTCTATCGCTATCGAATACCACCCTAGCTGGATTTCTCCGCGGATTGTACGCCAGTTACTTGAACGTCTTCTTAAGGCGCTACACTACTTTGCAGAGCCAAATACACTGGTTTCTACGATCGAGTTAGGCCTTCCCAGTGAAGAGGAGGAAGCAGTCTGTTTGGGGGTGGTATCCCCTTTAGTGCAACCAACTTTCCTCGATCCATTCACAGCTCTAAAAAGGATTGTTCAACTGCATGGCTCCCGCACATTTGTAGAAAAGGGAAGTGATTCTTTAAGTTTTTCTCTGATGGAAACCTATTCCAGTCAATTTTCCACATTTTTAAAAAACCGTTCTATAGGTGCTGGAACAGTCCTTGCACTGATAATGCCCCTTTCCCCATGGACGTTGGTTGTCTTACTTGGAGCACTAAGAGTTGGCTGTACCTGCTTGCCGCTAGATCCAGAAGCATTACCTGCCGAACTCGGGGAGTACCTTTCCAGATATCAGGTGTCTACTGTGATAACAGACAGGAACGAGGAGGCTATTCCTGGAAAAATCCAACACACTTTACTTGTGTTGGAAGAGCCTCTATGGGAGAGAATCCTCTCTCTTCCAAGGCAGGTATTACCCATTGCTTCTCTCGCTCCTACTAGCCCTGTGGTTTCTGTCCTGCAGTCCAACGGAGATCGAAGAGTAATCTCTTATGCAGAGCTACAAACTGTCGTAACAAATGCCATTTGTACCTATAATACGCAGCCCAATGACCGGATTCTCTGCCACCACCTCCAGGGTAGTGCAGCGGCAGTAGAAGAGTGCTTTGTTGCTCTCCTTACTGGAGCCACATTGATTTTTCCAGAGAAAAGCATTAAAAGCACACGGACTGCCTTTCAGGAAACTCTTGAGTCTGCAAAGATCACACATCTACGCCTCACGGCTGCTTTCTGGAGTCAATGGCTACACTATCTTGCCGAATTACACCATCCTACACCTCGTACTTTGCATCGGATAGTAATTGAGGCGGGTCATATCTCGCGTTCGATCATTTCCAAGTGGAAGGAACAGAACAGAGGAAAAGCTGATTGCGTTGTATTTTATAGCCCTTCAGAGTTCTTGGGGAGTGGCATTGTAACGGAAAGCCTTGATGATGCACCGGAGTTTTGTGAGATGGGACTGGTCTGTGGCCGTCCACAGCCCAGTGTTGCAGTGTTTCTTGTAGACAGCCGGTACCAACTACTCCCCTCTTACTCTCCTGGAATTCTTGCATATTGTTTGCACGAAAACATTCAGAATGGGATGTGTGAAAACAAGAAGACCGTAACTGCCACTATAGGTGGCCGTTCCTGGCAAATTTCTGTGACAGATGAATGGGCACGATGGAACCAAAAAGGACAGCTTGTACTGATTAGTCAACCTTACGGCCAACTCCCAGATAGTTTGGATTGGACGACCCTGCATCGGATAGAAGATGCACTTGCTTCTCATCCAGATATTATTGACGGCATAGTTCGTAGCTTTACTCCGCTTGGGGAGCAATCGTCCTGCTTGGGTGCATGGATTGTGCCACGCGACAGCCACGTGGCGTCATTGCCAACCACGTTGGATCAGCATTTAAGGGAACACCTTCCAAGACAGTTGGTACCCGCACATTTTGCACTTGTCACCCGGTTTCATTTAGATCCTTTTGATCAGATAGATCCACTGTCTCTAGCCACTCCAAAGCCGCAACCTATTATACCTATACTTGTGCCAACTACCACTCCCCAGGCGGAGGCAGGTAGCTGCCACCACCTAAACTCTGGCGTCGAACCCTTACGACGGCTACCCGTTATAACGACGCTGCAAACAGGGATTGATGGTAGCATCGCGCTCTATTTTATTCATGCCGGCCGAGGCCTTGCCGAGGATTATTTCCCCATAGCACAGTCTTTATCCAGTAAGTATGCTGTACATTGTCTCGTGGTTCCTAGGAGGGCACTAGCTCCTTCAGCTACTGTAGAAAAAATTACCTGCAGTTTAGCACTCGTTCTTCAGGAATATCTCTCAGGTGAATTTGCTCTCATCGGTATTGGCGTGGGGGCAATATTTGCTTGGGAGTTAGCTCATCAATTAGATCAGAAGAACAAAAAAAGCTTGTCTCTCGTCCTTTTTGACATCCCACCTTGCAATCAAAAACCTGCAAAGTGGTTACAAGTCCTAAGAAGGGCGTTCTTCATTAAGGAGGATAAGGCAGATCCTAAGGATCTGGTGGAAATAATTGCCGAATATCGAGCCCCAGTACTTCAGAGAGAACCCCATTTTTTCGTTAGTGGAAAACCTGATCCGAAGTGGTGTCAACGTGCTCCTATGGGAATATGGAACCAGCTCCATTTGGAAGGAGGATCTCCCTTAGATCAGCCAGCTGAGGTAGCTAAACTTCTTACAGAGGTTCTCCCTTCGTCTCAAACTAATCCTTAA
- the treZ gene encoding malto-oligosyltrehalose trehalohydrolase, which produces MNFVKDTSATLVGDPLQHFPSPPGATVLPNGQVIYCVWAPDVPLVRVKVLSSQRGRKMHILSLQRDSKGFHTGLDQVGKAGDAYFYYLEGKGSYPDPASRAQQADVHGPSLVVDPTKFSWLDSSWRRPPFRDLIIYELHVGTFTLEGTFRSACERFSLLNELGITAIEIMPISDFPGRRNWGYDGVLPYAPARCYGTPDDFRALVNCAHAHGLAVILDVVYSHLGPSGNYFSRFTPHYFNPRHHTPWGDSINFDSEMSGPVREFFLQNLLYWMKEFHIDGFRLDATHEIRDDSQNHILSEMSKAVHRNNGYIIAEDERNLESLLCNCWEGGMGFDAVWADDFHHTLRKTQTAEKSSYFADFDGSLAEALSVLENGWLYQGQISRRTGCSRGTPCRHLPPSQFVHCISNHDQVGNRVLGERLSQQISPPAYRVLSALLCLSPYTPLLFMGQEWAASTPFLYFTDHDIEVGKKVTEGRRREFLEFQKFSGFIPGETTPDPQMEESFLNSKLQWFESQKDKHAEVRALYTECLRLRRYIIPIPATRNNWSIHRLPWGAGAIHYRGRKADCLIVFDLMGGNAGNFDFGERRWSLIFSTEEKRFGGKGDIECTPSKRRIAFSEKGLVVLLSYVLQGSLR; this is translated from the coding sequence TTGAACTTTGTAAAAGACACCAGTGCCACACTAGTAGGAGATCCACTACAGCATTTTCCATCCCCTCCAGGAGCAACAGTACTTCCAAACGGACAGGTTATTTATTGCGTATGGGCGCCGGATGTACCCTTGGTCCGAGTAAAGGTCCTTAGCTCCCAGAGAGGGAGAAAAATGCATATCCTTTCCCTTCAGCGGGATAGTAAAGGATTCCACACGGGATTGGACCAAGTAGGGAAAGCAGGAGATGCTTACTTTTATTATCTAGAGGGCAAAGGGAGCTACCCAGATCCGGCCTCTCGTGCCCAACAGGCAGATGTACATGGCCCTTCCCTGGTTGTAGATCCAACGAAATTTTCGTGGTTGGATAGTAGCTGGCGGCGACCTCCTTTTAGAGATCTCATAATTTATGAATTACACGTTGGCACCTTTACTTTAGAGGGGACATTTCGAAGTGCGTGTGAACGTTTTTCCCTGCTGAACGAACTGGGAATTACGGCCATAGAGATCATGCCGATTTCTGACTTTCCTGGGAGAAGAAACTGGGGGTACGACGGTGTTCTCCCTTACGCTCCAGCACGATGCTACGGAACACCCGACGACTTTCGTGCATTAGTCAACTGCGCACATGCGCACGGCCTTGCTGTGATCCTAGACGTAGTCTATAGCCACCTTGGGCCGTCTGGGAACTATTTTTCTCGCTTTACTCCACATTACTTCAATCCACGCCACCATACCCCCTGGGGAGATTCCATAAATTTTGACTCAGAAATGTCTGGTCCTGTTCGCGAGTTCTTTTTGCAGAACCTTCTCTACTGGATGAAAGAATTTCACATTGACGGGTTTCGGTTGGATGCCACGCATGAAATACGGGACGACTCCCAGAATCACATCCTTAGTGAAATGTCAAAAGCAGTCCACAGAAATAATGGCTATATAATAGCAGAGGATGAACGCAATCTTGAGTCTTTGCTCTGCAACTGTTGGGAAGGGGGTATGGGATTTGACGCAGTATGGGCAGACGACTTTCATCACACGTTACGAAAAACTCAGACAGCTGAAAAATCCTCCTATTTTGCTGATTTTGACGGCTCACTTGCAGAGGCCCTTTCTGTCTTGGAAAATGGGTGGCTGTATCAGGGACAAATTTCACGGCGTACTGGTTGCTCCCGAGGTACACCATGCCGGCATTTGCCTCCAAGTCAATTTGTGCACTGTATTTCCAACCATGATCAGGTTGGGAACCGGGTGCTAGGAGAACGCTTATCTCAGCAAATCTCTCCTCCTGCGTATCGCGTTCTTTCCGCTTTACTTTGCCTCTCCCCCTATACTCCTCTCCTTTTTATGGGACAAGAGTGGGCTGCGTCTACCCCTTTCCTCTATTTTACTGATCATGATATAGAGGTAGGCAAGAAGGTCACGGAAGGCCGTAGGAGGGAGTTTTTAGAGTTCCAGAAGTTTTCAGGTTTCATTCCCGGAGAAACAACTCCTGATCCCCAGATGGAGGAATCTTTTCTGAACTCAAAACTTCAATGGTTTGAATCTCAAAAAGATAAACATGCAGAAGTACGTGCTCTCTATACTGAGTGCCTTCGTCTTCGCCGCTATATCATTCCCATTCCTGCTACGAGAAACAACTGGAGTATCCACCGCCTGCCATGGGGAGCGGGAGCAATCCATTATAGGGGAAGAAAAGCTGACTGCCTAATAGTCTTTGATCTTATGGGGGGGAATGCGGGAAACTTCGACTTCGGTGAGAGAAGGTGGTCACTCATTTTTTCTACGGAGGAAAAACGTTTTGGTGGCAAAGGGGATATAGAATGTACCCCTTCTAAAAGAAGGATCGCTTTTTCAGAAAAGGGGTTAGTGGTACTTCTTTCCTATGTGCTTCAGGGATCTTTACGATAG
- the treY gene encoding malto-oligosyltrehalose synthase: MGRSLRIVCWIGKQHAAAALQVEEKKETVRQLPKRKESTDDLFFKGQSKFTSGNENVSLVATSSSRIPSATYRLQFHGAFTFLDAATILEYLHNLGITDIYASPYFQAGIESTHGYDIVDYNALNPALGGTSDYQHFISELHRHQMGQLLDFVPNHMGINESLNRWWMDVLEKGPASAYANYFDIDWHPDKEVLSEKVVLPILNDRYGKTLENGDLTLEREGGSFFIRYRHSAIRLPVCPSTYPVILQRSLCYLQDLNVTQLSKIIDRLRSASPSSVTARAQLETLIQGDSRIRSAVDLAVAEFLGNPNIPETFDALHQLLELQAYRLGYWRMAAEEINYRRFFDVNSLAALRVEIPQVFQASHQLLFRLLARGDVTGLRIDHIDGLWDPKGYLGRLQDYYASLPQSSSPLYIVVEKIINMSHEQLPSDWPVFGTTGYDFANQMVHLLTDTTAAAHLTETYQRFIGNSDSFSDLLYEKKRLVMETSFQSEIFSLGRLLDRLSELYRDYRDCTRNLLTNAIREVIACFPVYRTYITETHHPPSGCEERSILGAIEMARRRNPAIDKTAFDFLRRLLLVHLPEGLSTKERDAHFHFIMKFQQCTGPVVAKGLEDTTLYLYNRLIAVNEVGGNPDTLGLSLSEFHRLNHERCLHTPHTLLATSTHDTKRSEDARTRIAAISEVPGQWREAVRRWKRINKKFLVQVGDEMAPSPNEEYFLYQTLLGVWPLDTFSEDWEQFVARIQKYLVKALKEGKVNSSWTQPNEEWEQAVAQFIKKILDSQTGSAFQRAFMPLAEEIARLGAWNSLTETVLKCTVPGIPDFYQGTEIWDFSLVDPDNRRQIDYTLRQQLLESLSTTSPEKLLSEWKNGRIKLFIIQRLLQFRRRYASFFRMADYQPLLSLGLRKDHIISFLRRHESMTLLVVVPRLTAKLWLMPCDGCAWSETRVVSGSFIGSWRNILTEESYRCDQQEIQISDILTRLPVAVLYRKDP, from the coding sequence ATGGGGAGAAGTCTCCGAATAGTTTGTTGGATAGGAAAGCAGCATGCCGCGGCGGCATTGCAAGTGGAAGAGAAAAAAGAGACTGTGCGACAACTTCCAAAAAGAAAAGAATCTACGGATGACTTGTTTTTTAAGGGTCAGAGCAAATTCACCTCTGGAAACGAAAATGTGTCCCTGGTAGCAACTTCAAGTTCCCGTATCCCTTCAGCAACTTACCGTCTGCAATTCCACGGTGCGTTTACCTTCTTAGATGCCGCCACGATCCTAGAATATCTCCATAACCTAGGTATTACAGACATTTATGCTTCTCCCTATTTTCAGGCTGGGATAGAAAGCACACACGGATATGATATTGTCGACTACAACGCCTTAAACCCGGCACTGGGTGGCACCTCCGACTACCAGCATTTTATCTCGGAGTTACACCGGCATCAAATGGGGCAATTACTCGATTTTGTACCTAATCACATGGGTATCAACGAGTCTTTAAATCGGTGGTGGATGGATGTGCTGGAAAAGGGTCCTGCCTCAGCCTACGCAAACTACTTTGATATTGACTGGCACCCAGATAAAGAAGTCCTTTCCGAGAAAGTTGTGCTTCCTATCCTGAACGACCGCTATGGAAAAACCTTAGAAAATGGCGATCTTACCTTGGAGCGAGAAGGGGGGAGTTTCTTCATTCGGTATCGACATTCCGCCATTAGGCTCCCGGTATGTCCAAGTACCTATCCTGTAATCCTGCAGCGGAGTCTTTGCTACCTTCAAGACCTGAATGTTACTCAGCTCAGCAAGATTATTGATCGATTGAGAAGTGCCTCTCCTTCAAGCGTTACAGCCAGAGCGCAGCTAGAAACTCTTATTCAGGGTGATTCACGGATACGGTCTGCCGTGGACCTCGCAGTGGCTGAATTTTTAGGTAATCCCAACATTCCGGAAACATTTGACGCTCTCCACCAACTCTTGGAACTCCAAGCCTATCGGCTAGGCTACTGGCGCATGGCAGCCGAAGAAATTAACTACCGCCGCTTTTTTGACGTTAACAGCCTGGCTGCTCTCCGTGTAGAAATTCCTCAAGTATTTCAAGCTTCACACCAGCTTCTTTTCAGACTTCTTGCTCGTGGTGACGTGACTGGATTACGAATCGACCATATCGATGGCCTATGGGATCCAAAGGGATACTTAGGCCGCCTTCAAGACTACTACGCCAGTCTCCCCCAGTCTTCATCTCCACTCTACATAGTTGTGGAGAAAATAATTAACATGTCCCATGAGCAACTCCCCTCTGATTGGCCAGTTTTTGGAACCACAGGTTACGACTTTGCTAATCAGATGGTACATCTACTTACCGATACAACTGCGGCAGCGCATCTTACTGAAACCTATCAGCGCTTTATCGGAAATTCTGATTCCTTCTCTGATCTCCTCTATGAGAAAAAGCGGTTGGTTATGGAAACTTCTTTTCAGAGCGAAATATTCTCTTTAGGAAGACTTCTTGATAGGCTTTCTGAACTTTACAGAGATTACCGGGATTGTACCCGTAACCTGTTGACGAATGCTATCCGGGAGGTTATTGCCTGTTTCCCAGTCTACCGTACCTACATAACGGAAACCCATCATCCTCCGTCAGGGTGTGAAGAACGCTCTATTCTAGGTGCTATAGAGATGGCACGTAGAAGGAATCCCGCCATTGATAAGACTGCATTCGATTTTCTTCGCAGGCTTCTCCTCGTGCACTTACCGGAAGGGCTCTCCACTAAAGAGCGCGATGCCCACTTCCACTTCATAATGAAGTTTCAGCAGTGCACCGGACCGGTAGTAGCAAAAGGACTAGAAGATACAACCCTATATCTTTATAACCGTCTCATTGCAGTCAATGAAGTAGGAGGAAATCCAGATACATTGGGTTTGAGCCTATCCGAGTTCCACCGGCTCAACCATGAGCGCTGCTTGCATACCCCCCATACGCTGCTTGCCACCTCCACGCACGACACTAAACGCAGCGAAGACGCACGAACTAGAATCGCTGCAATTTCCGAAGTACCAGGCCAGTGGCGCGAGGCTGTTCGCAGGTGGAAGCGGATTAATAAGAAATTCCTGGTCCAAGTGGGAGATGAAATGGCTCCATCTCCTAACGAGGAATATTTTCTCTATCAAACCCTGCTAGGAGTATGGCCACTGGACACTTTCTCTGAAGACTGGGAGCAGTTTGTTGCCAGGATTCAGAAATATCTAGTGAAGGCTCTGAAGGAAGGAAAGGTAAATAGCAGCTGGACCCAACCCAACGAAGAGTGGGAGCAAGCGGTAGCACAGTTTATCAAAAAAATCTTGGATTCTCAGACAGGATCTGCTTTCCAAAGGGCATTCATGCCTCTTGCTGAAGAAATTGCTCGCCTTGGTGCTTGGAACTCACTTACTGAAACAGTCCTGAAATGTACGGTACCTGGCATTCCAGACTTTTATCAAGGTACCGAAATTTGGGATTTCAGTCTTGTCGACCCTGATAACCGTCGCCAGATAGATTACACTTTACGTCAACAGCTCCTAGAATCGCTGTCGACAACCTCCCCTGAGAAATTACTTTCTGAATGGAAAAATGGACGCATCAAACTCTTTATCATTCAGCGCTTGTTACAATTTCGCCGCAGATATGCCAGTTTCTTTCGCATGGCAGACTATCAGCCCTTGCTATCACTGGGATTGCGAAAAGATCATATTATTTCCTTCTTGCGCCGGCACGAAAGCATGACTCTTCTTGTTGTTGTTCCACGCCTAACAGCCAAATTATGGCTAATGCCATGTGACGGCTGTGCATGGTCTGAAACAAGGGTGGTCTCAGGATCATTTATCGGCTCTTGGAGAAATATTTTGACGGAGGAGTCGTATCGCTGCGATCAGCAGGAGATACAAATCTCGGACATTTTAACACGCTTGCCCGTTGCAGTTCTCTATCGTAAAGATCCCTGA